A part of Acidobacteriota bacterium genomic DNA contains:
- a CDS encoding chemotaxis protein CheX — translation MAVDVTAACTAALVDVAENSFFAFVVPTDADQFAAGTDRLAQAGGLAWLTARIEFAGPFCGAVELDLPVVLAESLRASFLGLEPDEHAGVPPLSDSVGEFVNQVCGMWLTTTCHDQRFDLQPPTVVERPAGWRPPASGARRVVTYEVNDLPLRLVVGLVAEG, via the coding sequence GTGGCCGTTGACGTCACGGCCGCCTGCACGGCCGCGCTCGTCGATGTCGCCGAGAACAGCTTCTTCGCCTTCGTGGTACCGACCGACGCCGATCAGTTCGCCGCCGGCACGGACAGGCTGGCGCAGGCTGGCGGGCTGGCCTGGCTCACGGCGCGCATCGAGTTCGCCGGGCCGTTCTGCGGGGCGGTCGAGCTCGATCTGCCGGTCGTGCTCGCCGAGTCGCTGCGCGCGTCGTTCCTCGGCCTCGAGCCGGACGAGCACGCCGGCGTGCCGCCGTTGTCGGATTCGGTCGGGGAGTTCGTCAATCAGGTGTGCGGCATGTGGCTCACGACCACCTGCCACGACCAGCGGTTCGACCTCCAGCCGCCCACCGTGGTCGAGCGGCCCGCCGGGTGGCGCCCGCCGGCCTCGGGCGCCAGGCGGGTCGTGACCTACGAGGTGAACGACCTGCCGCTGCGTCTCGTCGTCGGCCTCGTGGCGGAGGGGTGA
- a CDS encoding chemotaxis protein CheD → MSPLVPPGGLVRGGVSGSVWTPPGTAPAGTRVVIGIGELAVSGDRGDVLITHALGSCIAVCIWDPTACVAGLLHFLLPDSRINPTRAGEQPAAFADTGVPLLFQTAYRQGLLKNRAVVRLVGGAEIAGHGASFDIGKRNLLAAKNLLWRNGVLIKGEAVGGKMVRTVNLAVADGRLRITSGREQVDEL, encoded by the coding sequence ATGAGCCCCCTCGTTCCCCCTGGCGGCCTCGTGAGGGGCGGGGTGTCCGGCAGCGTCTGGACGCCGCCCGGCACGGCACCGGCCGGTACCCGCGTCGTCATCGGCATCGGTGAGCTCGCGGTGTCGGGCGACCGGGGCGACGTGCTGATCACGCACGCACTGGGGAGCTGCATCGCGGTCTGCATCTGGGACCCGACCGCGTGCGTGGCCGGCCTCCTACACTTCCTGCTTCCCGACTCCCGCATCAACCCGACGCGCGCCGGCGAGCAGCCCGCGGCGTTTGCCGACACCGGGGTCCCGCTGCTCTTCCAGACGGCTTACCGGCAGGGCCTCCTGAAGAACCGCGCCGTCGTCAGGCTCGTCGGTGGTGCGGAGATCGCGGGCCATGGAGCTTCGTTCGATATCGGCAAACGAAATCTGCTGGCGGCGAAGAACCTGCTGTGGCGGAACGGCGTGCTGATCAAGGGTGAGGCGGTTGGGGGCAAGATGGTCCGCACCGTGAACCTTGCGGTCGCCGACGGCCGCCTGCGAATCACGTCGGGTCGGGAGCAGGTCGATGAACTCTGA
- a CDS encoding response regulator: protein MTEHVDTADRRGPLNILIVDDSAMMRALIKRVAGLCEVPIANIYEAANGQEAIALLEQHDIQALFTDINMPVMSGTELLREIGRREQWRHLTRVIISTDGSTARREEVRDLNVRLYVEKPFRPEVMRDVLNEIAGAPGGR from the coding sequence ATGACCGAACACGTCGACACGGCGGATCGGCGGGGGCCGTTGAACATCTTGATCGTGGACGATTCGGCCATGATGCGCGCCCTGATCAAGCGTGTGGCAGGTCTCTGCGAGGTGCCGATTGCGAACATCTACGAGGCCGCCAACGGCCAGGAGGCCATCGCGCTGCTCGAGCAGCACGACATTCAGGCGCTGTTCACCGACATCAACATGCCGGTGATGAGCGGCACGGAGCTGCTGCGTGAGATCGGCCGGCGCGAGCAATGGCGGCATCTCACCCGCGTCATCATCAGCACCGACGGATCGACGGCGCGCCGCGAGGAGGTCCGCGACCTCAACGTCCGCCTGTACGTCGAGAAGCCCTTCCGACCCGAGGTCATGCGAGATGTCCTTAACGAGATCGCCGGAGCCCCCGGTGGCCGTTGA